Below is a genomic region from Algoriphagus halophilus.
AATTACAGGTTTCACCACTGTAAAAGAGGTCATGGTTGATTACCAAGGATATCAAGTTGCTCCAGGCTTCTACAATGGCTGTGCTGAAGTACAAACAAAAGCTTAATCCCTAACAGTATAACAGTATGCTACAAGATTCAAAAGAAAAAAGAACGTATGATGCCATTGTGATTGGCTCGGGGGCCAGTGGAGGTTGGGCAGCAAAGGAATTGACGGGGAAAGGCTTGAAGACCTTGGTGCTCGAAAGAGGTAGAATGGTGAAACATATTGAAGATTACCCCACCGCTTCCAAAGCTCCTTGGGAATTTGAATTTAGGGGAGCGGTACCTTTAGAAAAAAGATCAGGAATTGGTGGAGGAAGATGGTTGAGGGAGGAGACTGCCCATTGGGCATTAGCGGATGATGAACAACCCATCATACAAGAAAAACCTTTTCGCTGGTTTCGGGGATACCATGTGGGTGGGAAATCTTTGCTTTGGGCAAGAGCTACTCAAAGATGGTCTGATTACGATTTTGAAGGACCCGCAAGAGATGGATTTGCAATTGATTGGCCAATTCGAGCCAAAGACTTGAATCCTTGGTATGATTATGTGGAAAAATTTGCAGGAATAGCTGGAAGTAGAGATGGATTGCCTGAGCTTCCTGATTCGGTTGTCATGCCAGGATTTGAATTGAGTTGTATTGAAAAGTATTACAAAGAACAACTTCAGGCAAACTATGGGGATAGACATCTGATCCAAGGGAGATGTGCCCACTTAACAGATCCCCAAGAAATTCATAAACAGCAGGGAAGAAATAAATGCCAGCATCAAGCCATGTGCAATAGAGGATGTGTTTATGGAGGATATTTTTCGGCCAATGCCTCTACCTTACCTTGGGCAGAAAAAACCGGGAATCTGACAGTAAGGCCTGATGCTGTAGTCGAGTCAATTATATATGATGATGTGAAAGGAAAAGCTTCAGGGGTAAGAATCATCGATAGGCACACTAAAGAAGCTATAGAATATTATGCAAAAATCATTTTTGTAAATGCGTCTACCATTGCCTCCAATGCCATTCTATTGAACTCAAAATCCTCTACTTTCCCTCAAGGTATAGGAAATGAAAATGGCCTCCTAGGTAAGTATTTGGCTTGCCATAATTACAGAGGAAAAGGGTATGCAACATTTGAAGGCTTTCTGGATAAGGCCAATTTGGGAAGGAACCCTGGACATGCCTATGTTCCTAGGTTTCGAAATGTCTTTAAGCAGGACACTGATTTCTTGAGAGGTTATTCTATAGGGATGTCTGGAGGAAGAGGAATGAGTGCTGATACTGGTATGATTGGAGATCAGTTAAGAGATAATCTGCTCAACCAAAAATACAATGATGTCTGGGGGATGGCAGCTTGGATGCAAGGAGAAACAGTCCCTGTAGAAGACAATCATATGAGATTAAGCCCTGATAAAGTAGATAAATACGGCATTCCCCAGATTATTCTTTCAGTAGAATGGAAGGAGAATGACGATAAAATGACCGCGGATTTTGTGGCTCAACAAACTGAAATGTACGAGCGGGCTGGTTTCAAAAATATCAAAGTGGAAGATTCTCATTCAGATCCTGGTTCGGATATTCATGAAATGGGAGGGGTAAGAATGGGTAAAGATCCTAAAGAATCATTACTCAATGAGTGGAATCAGTTGCATCATTGTAAGAATGTATTTGTTACAGATGGCGCTTGTATGACCAGTACCAGTACCCAAAATCCTACTTTAACTTTTATGGCATTAACTGCGAGAGCTGCCAACCATGCAGTAGAAGAATTGAATAAACAAAACCTTTAATTGGAAAGAACTTAGATTGATTTATGAAATATAAACCTGTCCTACTGATCCTTGTCTTCATTGGCATGGCGATTTCTTTGGATTCCTTTGCCCAGAAAAAAGGAGATCCTTTGTTTCAAGCTCCTTTGGGTATTGCGGCCTATACTTTTAGAAATGAATTCCCGAAAGGAGTAGAGCATACTTTGGATATTATCCAAGAAATGGGATTTACTGAATACGAAGGAGGTACGGCTGGGCTTACCCCAGAGGAATTTAAAAAACTATGTGCAGAAAGAGGAATAAGTATTCCTTCCACAGGTACTGGTTTTGAACAATTAGAGGAAGACCCTCAGGCGGTAGCAGATCGGGTGAAAGCTTTAGGTGCCAACTATGTCATGTGTGCCTGGATCCCTCATAAAGGAGATTTCACAAAAGCCAATGCTGATCGGGCTATTAAGGCCTTTAATGAAGGAGGAAAAGTCTTAAAAGAAAATGGGATTATTTTCAAATACCATGTTCACGGCTATGAATTCCAACCCTATGAAAATGGAACTTTATTGGATTACATCATTGAAAATACAGACCCGGAATATGTTTCTCTTCAAATGGATGTCATGTGGACGCACTTTGGAGGTGGAGATCCTGTGTCTTTATTAAAGAAGTATGGAGACAGATGGGTATCCTTACATCTGAAGGATTTCCGTAAAGGTGCTCCAAAAGATATGACTGGGTTGACTGGTCCGGAAAATGATGTTCCTCTAGGAACAGGTGAATTGGATATTCCGGGGATTTTGAGAGAATCCAATAAGATTGGAATCAAACACATGTTTATAGAAGACGAAAGTGATCATGAGCTTGAGAATCTTCCAAAAAGTATAGCCTATTTAAAAAGCTTGAAGTACTGACTGCCTCTTATGGACTGATGAATCCGTTTAAAAGGGTTAATTTTTGTAAAACATTGATTGCTAGGGCTTGAATTACGATTTTGTTTCGTAATTTTTAGTTCTAACTAATTCAATTGTTATGCGACATATTTTTCTATTCGTCCTGTTATTTCTTTTTTATTTTTCATCCTCGGGTTTTGCTCAAAATGAGCTTATACTTATTTCTGTAAATGGGCGGCAAGTTGAAGTCAAATCTAGTGGATTGGAAGAAAGGAAACTACTTCAACCTGTAGTGATTTTTGAAGCTGGGCTTGGTGAAAATCTTTCTATTTGGGATCAGGTTTTTAACCAAGTTTCTGATTTTGCTCCTGTGCTTTCCTATAATCGGGCCGGGATTGGGAAGTCTGAAGCTTCTTCCGAAACTATTACGATTGCCAGTAGGGTGGAAGAACTGGAGGGCTTGTTGAAAGAAATGAAAATTGATCCTCCTTACCTACTTGTTGGGAATAATTGGGGATCGTTAATTACGAAAGATTTTCTTGTTAAACATCCCGAAGACGTACTTGGCACTCTATTCTTGGATCCGATTGTTGAGTTAGATAATCAACAAGGGATGGCAGACTATTTTGAAATGGAGGGTTTAGATGGAGGAGTGATTTCCTCAGAATACATAGAATTCCTCAATTCAAGAATGAGATATACTGAATCTGGTGTACAAAATGAGGTGACTGCCTTCCTTTCTCTATTAATTGAAAATAAAGTTACTTGGGACTCCGAAGAATTACCTAATAAACAGACCACAGTTTTGCTTGGGAATGCAAATGATGTATTTCCAATGATGGGGAAATTATCAATGGATTCGAAGGAATTTCACAAAAAGTTAATGGAGGGAAAGGTCGCCTTTTTCGAGGAAAACTTGTTGGGAAAGCGAAATACTACTTTAGTGCTGTCATCCGGTTCTATGAATATATTGCCTTATCAGAAGCCTCTTCAGATTTCATCCAATATCAGACATCTGATGTATGAAGATATGAGCGGTCAAATTATGAATGCAGGATTGAAATTAAACGCTAAAGACTTTCATGCCTTTTTGGATGGGATAGAAACCTATGTCCCTGCCTCATTAAGAACTGAGAGAGTTTACAATATGCTAGGTTATAGTTTGATGAGGCATGATCAATATGAACAGGCACAGGTGCTATTTAAAAAAAATATGGAAAACCACCCTGAATCTGCCAATGTGTATGATTCCTACGGGGACGGGTTATTGGCTATTGGGAAAATAGAAGAGGCTATTCCTTTTTATGAAAAAGCGATAGAATTGGGTACAGTGGAGTCTCATCGAGATTTGGAACTGTTTCGAAAAAATTTAGCCAAGACGAAGGAGATGATAGCAAGTCAAAACTGAATAAAGAGGATAAAGTAAATGAAAAGAATTCCGGGTTTTCTTCCGGAATTTTTACTTTTAGGCAAAATCTATCCTGATGAATAAAATAGTACTGATTGCCACTCTTTTAATTTTTCATGCCTTTTCCTCTTTTGCACAAGATGGAAAAGATTTCAATGTTTTGATCATTCATGTGGATGATTTGGGTTGGGCGGATATTGAGCCTCTAGGCAGTGATTTTTATGAAACCCCCCATATCAATACACTTGCTTCTGAAGGTATATTATTCACAAATTCCTATGCTGCAGCAGCGATTTGTTCACCGACAAGAGCTGCCATGCTCACTGGTAAATACCCAGCCAGATTAGGAATCACCGATTGGATTCGAGCTAAATTTCAAGGGGTAACCACTTCAGGTTTACCTGGCGATTATGAAGTCTTTGAAGACAAACCTTTGAAAACCCCTAAAATTCAAGGCTTTTTGCCTTTGGAAGAAGTGACCATTGCTGAAAGAATGAAGTCAAAGGGCTATGCTACCATGCACGTTGGCAAATGGCATTTAGGAGAAGAAGGGTTTTATCCAGAGGATCAAGGTTTTGATGTCAATGTAGGGGGTAATGATTTGGGACAACCCCCTAGTTATTTCGATCCTTATCTTCCAGAAAAGCCAAGGGAGTTTTATGAAATCACTACGTTGAAACCTAGGAAAAAAGGAGAGTTTTTGACTGATAGAGAAGGGGATGAGGTGGTGTCATTTATGAATTTGAAGAAAGATGAAAAATTCTTCATTCACTGGGCACCTTATGCGGTTCATACGCCAATTATGGGTAAACCGGAATTGGTAGAGAAATACAAGCAAAAAGATCCGGGCAATCAGCGAAACCCTACCTATGCTGCGCTAGTAGAAAGTGTTGATCAAAATGTAGGAAAAGTAATTCATGAGCTTGAAAGATTAGGTTTAAGGGATCAGACCTTAGTGATTTTCACCTCAGATAATGGTGGATTGATCGGAAATTATGAAAACCCCATTACCAATAATTTCCCTTTAAAATCGCAGAAAGGTTATCCTTACGAAGGTGGAATAAGAATTCCTACCATTGTAAGTTGGCCCGGTACTTTGCCAGAGGGGATTATCAATGAAAACCCAATTATTACCATGGATTGGATTCCTACAATATTGGATTTTATGGGCGATAATCCTGTTCAGGATTGTTTGGAAGGTATTTCCCTGAAAGAAACTTTGACCAACCCTCAGTCAAAACTGGAGCGTGATTTGTTTTGGCATTTTCCTCATTATCGATTAAATGATATTGTTCCCTATGCCATAGTCAGATCAGGGGGTTATAAATTGATCCATTATTTTGATGGAAGCGAAGGAGAGCTATATAATTTGAACTATGACATGGAGGAAAAAGTAAATGTCATCTCTACCCGCAAAGCCATTGCAGAGGAATTGCAAAACAAGCTAGAACACTGGTTAGAAGAAACTGGAGCTAGATTGCCAGTGGAAAAATAGAGTTTAGCTCACTTAGCAAACTAACTTATAGCCGTACCCTCGGATATTTAGAATTTGAATTTCGGGATCATCTTGAAGTTTTTTGCGA
It encodes:
- a CDS encoding GMC oxidoreductase produces the protein MLQDSKEKRTYDAIVIGSGASGGWAAKELTGKGLKTLVLERGRMVKHIEDYPTASKAPWEFEFRGAVPLEKRSGIGGGRWLREETAHWALADDEQPIIQEKPFRWFRGYHVGGKSLLWARATQRWSDYDFEGPARDGFAIDWPIRAKDLNPWYDYVEKFAGIAGSRDGLPELPDSVVMPGFELSCIEKYYKEQLQANYGDRHLIQGRCAHLTDPQEIHKQQGRNKCQHQAMCNRGCVYGGYFSANASTLPWAEKTGNLTVRPDAVVESIIYDDVKGKASGVRIIDRHTKEAIEYYAKIIFVNASTIASNAILLNSKSSTFPQGIGNENGLLGKYLACHNYRGKGYATFEGFLDKANLGRNPGHAYVPRFRNVFKQDTDFLRGYSIGMSGGRGMSADTGMIGDQLRDNLLNQKYNDVWGMAAWMQGETVPVEDNHMRLSPDKVDKYGIPQIILSVEWKENDDKMTADFVAQQTEMYERAGFKNIKVEDSHSDPGSDIHEMGGVRMGKDPKESLLNEWNQLHHCKNVFVTDGACMTSTSTQNPTLTFMALTARAANHAVEELNKQNL
- a CDS encoding sugar phosphate isomerase/epimerase family protein codes for the protein MKYKPVLLILVFIGMAISLDSFAQKKGDPLFQAPLGIAAYTFRNEFPKGVEHTLDIIQEMGFTEYEGGTAGLTPEEFKKLCAERGISIPSTGTGFEQLEEDPQAVADRVKALGANYVMCAWIPHKGDFTKANADRAIKAFNEGGKVLKENGIIFKYHVHGYEFQPYENGTLLDYIIENTDPEYVSLQMDVMWTHFGGGDPVSLLKKYGDRWVSLHLKDFRKGAPKDMTGLTGPENDVPLGTGELDIPGILRESNKIGIKHMFIEDESDHELENLPKSIAYLKSLKY
- a CDS encoding alpha/beta fold hydrolase, producing the protein MRHIFLFVLLFLFYFSSSGFAQNELILISVNGRQVEVKSSGLEERKLLQPVVIFEAGLGENLSIWDQVFNQVSDFAPVLSYNRAGIGKSEASSETITIASRVEELEGLLKEMKIDPPYLLVGNNWGSLITKDFLVKHPEDVLGTLFLDPIVELDNQQGMADYFEMEGLDGGVISSEYIEFLNSRMRYTESGVQNEVTAFLSLLIENKVTWDSEELPNKQTTVLLGNANDVFPMMGKLSMDSKEFHKKLMEGKVAFFEENLLGKRNTTLVLSSGSMNILPYQKPLQISSNIRHLMYEDMSGQIMNAGLKLNAKDFHAFLDGIETYVPASLRTERVYNMLGYSLMRHDQYEQAQVLFKKNMENHPESANVYDSYGDGLLAIGKIEEAIPFYEKAIELGTVESHRDLELFRKNLAKTKEMIASQN
- a CDS encoding sulfatase; the protein is MNKIVLIATLLIFHAFSSFAQDGKDFNVLIIHVDDLGWADIEPLGSDFYETPHINTLASEGILFTNSYAAAAICSPTRAAMLTGKYPARLGITDWIRAKFQGVTTSGLPGDYEVFEDKPLKTPKIQGFLPLEEVTIAERMKSKGYATMHVGKWHLGEEGFYPEDQGFDVNVGGNDLGQPPSYFDPYLPEKPREFYEITTLKPRKKGEFLTDREGDEVVSFMNLKKDEKFFIHWAPYAVHTPIMGKPELVEKYKQKDPGNQRNPTYAALVESVDQNVGKVIHELERLGLRDQTLVIFTSDNGGLIGNYENPITNNFPLKSQKGYPYEGGIRIPTIVSWPGTLPEGIINENPIITMDWIPTILDFMGDNPVQDCLEGISLKETLTNPQSKLERDLFWHFPHYRLNDIVPYAIVRSGGYKLIHYFDGSEGELYNLNYDMEEKVNVISTRKAIAEELQNKLEHWLEETGARLPVEK